TCGTCCATTTAACGCCCTCCGGCATGTACTCCTCTAGGGCCTCAAGCATCGCGTCTCTCCTCGGCTTGTAGAACTCTATGACCCTTGGAATGTGCTCGTCCAGGTGGCCGTCGGCGACGTACTTCCAGGCGATAACCTGCCCGAAGGGGTTCGCACAGAGGTCAACGGCCTGCTTGGCTATCTCTATCTTCCTGATGAAGTGCGGGTGTGCCGCTATCCACCCCAGCCTGAACCCCGGGGCGAATATCTTTGAGAAAGTCCCGAGGTACAGGACCCTCCCCTCGTCATCGAAGTGCTTGATCGGCGGTATGGGCTCGCCGGAGTAGCGGAGCTCGCTGTAAGGGCTGTCCTCGACGATGAGGAAGTCGTACTCCCTGGCGAGCTCTATAAGCTTCTTTCTCCTTTCAAGGCTCATCGTGACTCCCGCTGGATTCTGGAAGGTGGAGACGGTGTAGACGAACTTGACTTTCTTCCCCTGCCTCCTCAGCTCCTCCAGCTTCTCCTCAAGGAGGTCTACCCTCATTCCTTCGTCGTCCATGGGTATGCTTATGAACTTGGGGTCGTAGTACTTGAAGGCGTTTAAAGCGGCTAGGTACGTCGGTCCTTCAACGACAACGATGTCCCCTAGGTTTATGAAGACCCTGCCGATGAGGTCGAGGGCCTGCTGGCTTCCCGCGACCATCATTATCTCGACCTTGCTGGTCGGGATGCCGTAGCGCTTCTCCATCCAGTCCGCCAGCGCGAGGCGAAGCGGGGTGAATCCTTTGGTGGTCCCGTACTGGAGAGCCTTATCCGCATGGTGGGTTATAACCTCCGCGGTTATCTCCTTGATGATCTCGACGGGAAACGTCTCGGGAGCGGGAAGACCTCCGGCGAGACTTATAACGTCGCCTGCCTCGACGAGCTTGAGGAGCTCCCTAATCTCAGAGGCTTTCATGCCCTGGGCCTTGTCCGAGAAGTACGCCTCAAAATCCAGTGAGCCAGAACTCAGCTTGCGCATAAGCTTTTCCTCCACTTCCGTTCCCCCCATTTAATGCACACTTTTGAACACGTCCCCATGTATATACATGTTAAAGGTAGCGGCGATTGGTTATAAATCTTTCTGCAATGGTCGTTAGTGCCGTTTACGTTTGTAAAGCATGATTGGAGCGCATTTTTATGAACATCAACGAACAGCAGGGGGCACTGGTGAACACGAAAAGTTCTATAAACCCTCACACCATAAATGGGGGTTACCAGAGGGAGGTGAACGGAGATGCCGGTAGTGAAGGAAGTGCTTGAAATTGCGGAGGAGATTAGGGACATGAGAATAAGGGGAGCTGGCAAAATTGCCAGGTCAGCGGCCTATGCACTCCAGATACAGGCCGAGAAGAGCAGAGCGGCGGACGTTGACGAGTTCTGGAAGGAGATGAAGCAGGCCGCAAAGATACTCTACGAGACCAGGCCGACTGCGGTTTCCCTCCCGAATGCGCTCCGCTACGTCATGCACCGCGGGAAAGTTGCCTACGCCGACGGTGCCGACCTCGACCAGCTGAAGTTCATAATCATAAACGCGGCCAAGGAGTTCATCCACAACTCCGAGAAGGCCATCGAGAGGATAGGCGAGATGGGGGCGAAGCGCATAGAGGACGGCGACGTCATAATGACCCACTGCCACAGCAAGGCTGCCATAAGCGTCATGAAAACCGCATTCGAGCAGGGTAAGGACATAAAGGTCATAGTCACCGAGACAAGGCCCAAATGGCAGGGCAAGCTCACCGCCAAGGAGCTGGCCAGCTACGGCATTCCGGTAATCTATGTCGTTGATAGCGCCGCGAGGCACTACATGAAGATGACCGATAAGGTGGTTATGGGAGCTGACAGCATAACGGTCAACGGGGCGGTCATAAACAAGATTGGAACCGCTTTGATAGCCCTCACCGCCAAGGAGCACAGGATATGGACCATGATTGCAGCAGAAACCTACAAGTTCCACCCTGAGACGATGCTCGGTCAGCTGGTCGAGATAGAGATGCGCGATCCCTACGAGGTCATCCCGAAGGAGGAGCTTGAAACCTGGCCGAAGAACATCGAGGTCTGGAATCCAGCGTTCGACGTTACTCCTCCAGAGTACATCGACGTCATCATAACCGAGCGTGGAATAATCCCGCCGAGCGCGGCAATAGACATCCTCAAGGAGGAGTTCGGCTGGGCCCTCAAGTACACCGAGCCCTGGGAGGACTGAGGGCTTTCCCTGTTTCTGTATTTTCATGCCATGAAAATATGAAAAGTGAAAGGCTTTAGCTTTCGACGCTTCCCGCGGTGAACGCCTCGGTGTATGCCTTTACGACTTCCTCGTCACCCATTATCATGAGGACTCTGACGAGATCCATACCCTTCACTTGGGCAAATTCCACGTAGAGGTATTGGTCGTCTCTGCGGTAGAGTTTAACGCTGAGCGGCTTAAAACAGTCGTTCTCCTTTGGTATCCTCCAGAGGGGAACTTCCCTAAAGCCCTTTGCTTTTATATCCCTGTCTAATTGTCTCATTACCACGTCAATTGGACAGGTACACCCTCCTGCAATCCGGGATTTTCGGATTCCTCGTATTCCACCGGATTTCAAGAAATCCGTCCAGTTGCCGTTTGGTATGTTTTCCCGTATTTCCCAAGTACTATTTGCTGTTGGGATAACGTAGTGGGCGAAGTAAACGTCCCCTGCGGGTAGCAACACATTTGTCCTCTTTACATCTTTGCAGGGCGCCCCTGAAGGCATGGGATATGGATAATACGTGCCTATCGCTGTTCCATTATTTTGAAAGAATGTTGAACTGCCCGCAATGATGCACTTTGGGCGAATGCCCATTTCCCCAATCCAGTCATCCCCATACAATATACCTGTGCTTTTTTCGGAACCTAGTGACACATTGGGCACATAGTCTGGAAGATCCGCAAACTTCAAGACTGTTCCATTTTTTAACTGTCCAATGGACCAGCCCACCCACGCGTTTATTGGAGTAAATGGTGGTTCTGTTTTCAAACTGCAGTTCAATTGGAGATTATCTTCATCCAGAAAATTTATGTTAGTCCCCTTTGGAACAGTTTTCAAAAAGAGTATTCCTGTAAAAATTAAAAGCATCATAAAAAAGAAGACTAATGGTTTTATTTTCACTGTCCTTCACCTCAACTGACCTTTACAGGATTTACTAGAGTCAACGTCCGACTACTGCTTATACTATCTAATAGGATCCAAGCTGTGTATGGATCTGAATATGTAGTGTGAATGTACAGATACTTTGTTCCATCGCTATATGAACTATATCCTGCAACGGTAGTTGTATGAAACGCTCCAGACCATCCGAAGTTTTCTCCACTAGCTTTACTAGCTGTTAAAATCAGGGGTCTGTTGGTCCCTATTTCCAGCATAACGTAGGTAAACAACAATGAATTACTTGGATTGTCAACTGTGCTAGTGGTGTATGTATAGTGTGGGGCATAATATAGAACACCTTCAGAATGGAGATACATTGCTCGGTTATAGAAATTCTCTATGCCTCGGCCGATATTTGAGGTTGAAGTCCATCCACCATCATCTGTCAGCATGGTTTCATGTAGTATGTCTATTACAGCTTCCTTGTACCAGCTGTCACGATATTGAATTTCGTAGTAGCCAATTATCATTGAGGCTGCTATTGGAGCACATCCATCCCAGTCATCCCACGGATCTGCATTTGGGCCTATGTAATCATATGAGTTCGCAAGTGTTGATATTTGGCCGATGCTGTTGGCTCCTGGCGGTAGCGAATCACTGGCTCCTCCGGGGTCACTTTCTGTCCATCTGGGTACGTCCCATAATACTTTCTGGTCTATTAAAGTAGCAGCTTGGGTCGTGTACTGTGTAGCAGTATCCCAAGAACCTGCATATGCTCCAGTCTGCAAGATATATTTTTCTGGTTTTCTGTATTCCCTACCTTTCATGTCCACAACTTTGGCTCCGGCTAAGATGCCGTAGTTCAATCCGCTGAAGTATGCAAAGCGGTAGGTTTTCACTCCTTTCCTCGCGGCGAGTTCTTTCATCATGTCGCTCGGAGTCTTCTTGCCAAATCCCGCCTCTAGGATTGCCGGTGGCAGGTTCCTGTTGGCTGATACTATGATGTAGCCTATGGTTTTTCCATTCTTGACCATTCTGAATTCGTAGGCCGCCAACCTGCCGTCGGGGAAGTAGAGGGGGGTTGGGTTGGTTGGGACTGCCCCGTTGAATTCCGGGAACTTGTGAAGTTCCCTGACTGCCAGTGCTTTGACTGTCGCTAGAGGTACTGCTTCTGGCTTGTCAACTGGTGCTGCCGTCACGACCCCCCCCCAACAAGAAAAGTCCGATGAGTAACACTGCTGGGGTCTTCCAGTTCATAACCTGCACCTCCAAGGAAAATTGCATTACAAGATATGCCACTGATCTATTTAACTTTTTCTATCGCTAAAAGTGAAACTTTGGGTAAAACTAAGTTATATCCTAACGAATCCTTGGCCATTGCACCAATGTGATGCCAATCAGTGGTTCTTAAACTCAGACCACTCTGGTTTATTTACCGCTGGCATAATAAGAGTTAATACCGAACGGATACACGCAAGGGTTTAAAACGCCTAACCCTTTTATACTCCGGAGACAAAAACTGAGAGGGTGATGATGATGAAAGCTTACATAGCGGAGAACGTCAGGGGCATTTACGCCTTTGACGAGAGCGGTAATCTCATTGATCAGAGGGTCTTCTCCGGAAGGCCGGAAGCGAGCCTTGACAGGCTTTTAAAGGGCGAGCCAAGCGACGAGCTGATTTCTTTCCTCGATGAGCTTAGGGAGAGGGGCTACGACGAGTTCGTGGTGGAGGACTCAGAGCTGGGGAGAAAGCTCAAGGAGCTTGGCTACAACGCCACAGCGGAGTTCCCCAACATAGCAGGAGAGAAGCTCCGCTCCAGTCCGGAAGAGTTTTTGGGGGAGAAGTGGTTCGACGAGTACTTCAGCGTCGGCGTTGCACTGACCAGGCTCCGCATACAGGAGCAGAGCGGCGCGCGCGATAAGATGATAATCCAGGCCATCGAGTCACTCGACGACATCGACAAGGTTATCAACCTGCTCGTTTCCCGCCTGAGGGAGTGGTACAGCCTGCACTTCCCGGAGCTTGACGAGATACTGCCCAAGCACCAGCAGTACGTTGCCTTCGTCAAAGCAGTCGGCCCGAGGGAGAACGTGAGCGAGGAGAAGCTCAGGGGCCTTGGCCTTCCCGAGGGCAAGGTTGAAAAGATTCTGAAGGCCGCTGAAAAGTCCATGGGTGCTCCGCTCGGAAAGTTCGACGCGGACATTATCATGAAGCTCGCGAGCGAGATAAGCGACCTCTACAAGCTCAGGGAGCAGATAGAGGACTACCTTGAGATGGCAATGGACGAGGTTGCCCCGAACCTGAAAGCTCTTGTCGGTGCCAAGCTCGGCGCCAGGCTGCTCAGCCTCGCCGGTGGGCTCAAAGAGCTCGCCATGATGCCTGCATCGACAATACAGGTCCTCGGTGCCGAGAAGGCTCTCTTCAGGCACCTGAGGAGTGGTGCTAAACCTCCAAAGCACGGCGTCATCTTCCAGTATCCGGCAATAAACCGCTCACCGTGGTGGCAGAGGGGTAAGATAGCGAGAGCCTTGGCCGGAAAGCTCGCCATAGCGGCGCGTGTTGACTACTTCTCCGGCGAGTACATAGCTGAGGAGCTGAAGCAGGAGATAGAGCAGCGCATCCAGGAGATAAAGCAGAAGTATCCGAACCCGCCCAAGAGGAAGGCCAAGCCCGAGAAGAAGAAAAAGAAGAAGTTCAAGGGGAAAGAAAAGCGGGGCAAGGGCTTCGGCGGAAAGAAGAAGGAGAAGGCAGGAAAGGGTAAAAAGGGCGAGAAGGGCGGAAAGAAAAAGAAGAAGGGCAAGAGGTGAGGTAGATGAGGATTAAGAAGGGCAAGTTCCCGGGCGTTTACGTCTTCGTTGATGAGGACGGTAGCGAGAAGATAGCCACTAAGAACCTCGTTCCGGGCCAGAAGGTCTACGGCGAGAGGCTGATCAAGTTTGAGGGTGAGGAATACAGGGTCTGGAACCCGAGGCGCTCAAAGCTCGCCGCGGCAATACTCAAAGGTCTCAAGAACTTCCCGATAAAGCCCGGCTCAAAGGTTCTCTACCTCGGAGTCGCGAGCGGAACGACCGCTTCCCACGTCAGCGACATCGTCGGCTGGGAGGGGAAGGTCTTCGGCGTCGAGTTCTCCCCGAGGGTTCTGAGGGAGCTCGTCCCGCTTGTTGACGAGCGCAGGAACATCGTGCCGATACTCGGCGATGCAACAAAGCCTGAAGGCTACCGCGCGCTTGTCCCTAAGGTTGACGTTATCTTCGAGGATGTGGCCCAACCGACTCAGGCGAAGATACTCATAGACAACGCCAAGGTTTACCTCAAGAGCGGCGGCTACGGCATGATAAGCGTCAAGAGCAGGAGCATCGACGTCACCAAGGAGCCGGAGCAGGTCTTCAAGGAGGTCGAGAAGGAGCTCGCAAGCTACTTTGAGGTCGTCGAACGCCTTAGCTTGGAGCCCTACGAGAAGGACCACGCGCTGTTCGTGGTTAAAAAGAAGTGAAAAAAGAACCTTTGTTTTTCATTCCCTTTTTGTCGGCAGGTGCGGCACCATCCAACTTATAAAGCTGTCCACACTGCGCGTCTGGATATAGAGTGTCCCCGTTCCGTAGAACTCGGCAACTAGTCCCTCACCGCTGAAGAGAGTGCTCTTGAGCCCTCCGACCCGCTTTATGCTAAAGTCCAGCCCCTCGCTGAAGGCCACCATGTGCCCGGTGTCTATCACGAAGCGCTCGTTGTGGAGCTCCTTCTTGTATATTGCCCCAAAGCTGGAGAGGAACACGAGCCCCCTTCCAGTCATCTTGAGGAGGAACAGACCCTCCCGTCCAAAGAAGGTCTTCGCACCGCCCCACTTGGTGTCGATACTTATCCCCTCCGAGCTGGCCAGGAAAGCACCGCTCTGGGCGTAGAGTGTCCCGTCCAGTTCAAAGACCTCGATGTCACCGGGATACGCGGGCGCCAGCCCAACGGTTCCGGGACCATCTTCAGCCCTAAAGGTGTTTATGAAGAAGCTCTCTCCACCGAGTACCGAACGCTTTAAGGCCCCAAAAACGCCCCCCTTTGCCCTGGTTTCGAGCTTTATCGTGGGGCTCATGTGGACCATGGCCCCGGACTCCGCCTGTATGGCCTCACCCCTCTCAAGCTCCACCTCAAGCAGGGAGAAGCTCGGCCTGTGCCTTATCTCGTACTTCATTCCGATTCACCCAGGTAAAGTGTTGCCGTCACCCTTTATATACGTCGGTATAGCCAATCGTCGAAAAAACCTTTTACTTTCACCGAAAGACTTTTATAACGCGCCC
This window of the Thermococcus thermotolerans genome carries:
- a CDS encoding aminotransferase-like domain-containing protein translates to MEEKLMRKLSSGSLDFEAYFSDKAQGMKASEIRELLKLVEAGDVISLAGGLPAPETFPVEIIKEITAEVITHHADKALQYGTTKGFTPLRLALADWMEKRYGIPTSKVEIMMVAGSQQALDLIGRVFINLGDIVVVEGPTYLAALNAFKYYDPKFISIPMDDEGMRVDLLEEKLEELRRQGKKVKFVYTVSTFQNPAGVTMSLERRKKLIELAREYDFLIVEDSPYSELRYSGEPIPPIKHFDDEGRVLYLGTFSKIFAPGFRLGWIAAHPHFIRKIEIAKQAVDLCANPFGQVIAWKYVADGHLDEHIPRVIEFYKPRRDAMLEALEEYMPEGVKWTKPDGGMFIWVTLPEGIDTKLMAEKAIRKGVAYVPGEAFFAYRDVKNTMRLNFTYVPEETIREGVKRLAEVIKEEMNALKG
- a CDS encoding ribose 1,5-bisphosphate isomerase is translated as MPVVKEVLEIAEEIRDMRIRGAGKIARSAAYALQIQAEKSRAADVDEFWKEMKQAAKILYETRPTAVSLPNALRYVMHRGKVAYADGADLDQLKFIIINAAKEFIHNSEKAIERIGEMGAKRIEDGDVIMTHCHSKAAISVMKTAFEQGKDIKVIVTETRPKWQGKLTAKELASYGIPVIYVVDSAARHYMKMTDKVVMGADSITVNGAVINKIGTALIALTAKEHRIWTMIAAETYKFHPETMLGQLVEIEMRDPYEVIPKEELETWPKNIEVWNPAFDVTPPEYIDVIITERGIIPPSAAIDILKEEFGWALKYTEPWED
- a CDS encoding C39 family peptidase, translating into MTAAPVDKPEAVPLATVKALAVRELHKFPEFNGAVPTNPTPLYFPDGRLAAYEFRMVKNGKTIGYIIVSANRNLPPAILEAGFGKKTPSDMMKELAARKGVKTYRFAYFSGLNYGILAGAKVVDMKGREYRKPEKYILQTGAYAGSWDTATQYTTQAATLIDQKVLWDVPRWTESDPGGASDSLPPGANSIGQISTLANSYDYIGPNADPWDDWDGCAPIAASMIIGYYEIQYRDSWYKEAVIDILHETMLTDDGGWTSTSNIGRGIENFYNRAMYLHSEGVLYYAPHYTYTTSTVDNPSNSLLFTYVMLEIGTNRPLILTASKASGENFGWSGAFHTTTVAGYSSYSDGTKYLYIHTTYSDPYTAWILLDSISSSRTLTLVNPVKVS
- a CDS encoding C/D box methylation guide ribonucleoprotein complex aNOP56 subunit (functions along with aFIB and aL7a; guides 2'-O-methylation of ribose to specific sites in RNAs), with protein sequence MKAYIAENVRGIYAFDESGNLIDQRVFSGRPEASLDRLLKGEPSDELISFLDELRERGYDEFVVEDSELGRKLKELGYNATAEFPNIAGEKLRSSPEEFLGEKWFDEYFSVGVALTRLRIQEQSGARDKMIIQAIESLDDIDKVINLLVSRLREWYSLHFPELDEILPKHQQYVAFVKAVGPRENVSEEKLRGLGLPEGKVEKILKAAEKSMGAPLGKFDADIIMKLASEISDLYKLREQIEDYLEMAMDEVAPNLKALVGAKLGARLLSLAGGLKELAMMPASTIQVLGAEKALFRHLRSGAKPPKHGVIFQYPAINRSPWWQRGKIARALAGKLAIAARVDYFSGEYIAEELKQEIEQRIQEIKQKYPNPPKRKAKPEKKKKKKFKGKEKRGKGFGGKKKEKAGKGKKGEKGGKKKKKGKR
- a CDS encoding fibrillarin-like rRNA/tRNA 2'-O-methyltransferase, whose product is MRIKKGKFPGVYVFVDEDGSEKIATKNLVPGQKVYGERLIKFEGEEYRVWNPRRSKLAAAILKGLKNFPIKPGSKVLYLGVASGTTASHVSDIVGWEGKVFGVEFSPRVLRELVPLVDERRNIVPILGDATKPEGYRALVPKVDVIFEDVAQPTQAKILIDNAKVYLKSGGYGMISVKSRSIDVTKEPEQVFKEVEKELASYFEVVERLSLEPYEKDHALFVVKKK
- a CDS encoding TIGR00266 family protein; translation: MKYEIRHRPSFSLLEVELERGEAIQAESGAMVHMSPTIKLETRAKGGVFGALKRSVLGGESFFINTFRAEDGPGTVGLAPAYPGDIEVFELDGTLYAQSGAFLASSEGISIDTKWGGAKTFFGREGLFLLKMTGRGLVFLSSFGAIYKKELHNERFVIDTGHMVAFSEGLDFSIKRVGGLKSTLFSGEGLVAEFYGTGTLYIQTRSVDSFISWMVPHLPTKRE